The Leptospirales bacterium genome has a window encoding:
- a CDS encoding SGNH/GDSL hydrolase family protein, translating to MRPRQIGRRLLAAYFLLLGGGIAACRDGGNPSLDLAAIAAAYRVLIIGDSLTDFSEGFNLQEKLGAGWVVAHRGVINRDFLTWTGRLDEAFDEMRSGPPDLIVVELGTNDSFLYGPELFLAHYQNFHADLRLRSQATVYYCLMPLTLIESLGPSIARNNAALRATPLPERVRLIDLEAAFASAAPAPPLYLGDDPLHPTSNGYRLIAAEMARNLQTGP from the coding sequence ATGCGACCGCGGCAGATCGGGCGACGCCTTCTTGCGGCATATTTTCTGCTGCTCGGCGGAGGCATTGCCGCTTGCCGGGACGGCGGCAATCCATCGCTGGATCTCGCTGCCATTGCCGCCGCCTATCGCGTGCTGATCATTGGCGATTCATTGACCGACTTCTCCGAAGGTTTCAATCTGCAGGAGAAGCTGGGCGCCGGTTGGGTCGTGGCCCACCGCGGCGTAATCAATCGCGATTTTCTGACCTGGACCGGACGACTGGATGAGGCCTTCGATGAAATGCGCTCCGGACCGCCGGATCTGATTGTGGTCGAGCTGGGGACCAATGATTCGTTCTTATATGGACCCGAACTCTTTCTAGCGCACTACCAGAACTTTCATGCAGACCTGCGCTTGCGCAGCCAGGCGACGGTCTATTACTGTCTGATGCCCTTGACCTTGATTGAATCGCTGGGCCCCTCGATTGCTCGCAACAATGCCGCTTTGCGCGCAACGCCTCTGCCGGAGCGGGTCAGGCTGATCGATCTGGAGGCGGCCTTTGCTTCCGCCGCGCCTGCGCCGCCGCTCTACCTTGGCGACGACCCCCTGCACCCTACAAGCAATGGCTACCGCTTGATCGCCGCAGAAATGGCGCGCAATTTGCAGACCGGTCCATGA
- a CDS encoding transcriptional repressor: MAAPADIHKQLAVFSNYLKRKGLKITSQRLLVAEKIFGIHEHFTVDSLAETLKERRGEISRATIYRIVSVMVEAGLLTEHNFGQNARYYEHIPGHEHHDHILCLDCGRIDEFVSQKIEDLQTQIASEHGYDLAEHSLNLYGRCRDWKEKGACARRQQHEEED; this comes from the coding sequence GTGGCTGCGCCGGCGGATATCCATAAACAACTGGCAGTTTTTTCGAACTACCTGAAACGCAAGGGCCTGAAGATCACCAGCCAGCGCTTGCTGGTAGCGGAAAAAATCTTCGGGATACATGAGCACTTCACTGTAGATAGTCTGGCGGAGACCCTGAAGGAAAGGCGCGGCGAGATCTCACGCGCGACAATCTATCGCATTGTCTCGGTCATGGTGGAAGCCGGGCTCTTGACCGAACACAATTTTGGCCAGAATGCACGCTACTATGAGCATATCCCCGGACATGAACACCACGATCACATCCTCTGTCTGGACTGCGGCCGAATCGACGAGTTTGTAAGCCAAAAGATTGAGGATTTGCAGACCCAGATTGCCAGTGAACACGGCTACGATCTAGCCGAGCATTCGCTGAATCTCTACGGCCGCTGTCGGGATTGGAAAGAAAAGGGCGCCTGCGCGCGCCGCCAGCAGCACGAAGAAGAGGATTAG
- a CDS encoding DEAD/DEAH box helicase, with the protein MDKALIPFSPLVRQWFEARFGGPTEAQRLAWPAIASGEHVLLSAPTGSGKTLSAFLWALDSLFSGRWGGGELRVLYLSPLRALGADIERNLTEPLRELYAMQQAELSSAVPVRVAVRNGDTPAAERQRQLRKPPEILITTPESLFIMLTARRSRNLFGGLCCVIIDEIHALIGDRRGSLVSVCQERLFDLAGDFQRIALSATTRPLESAARFAGGYVESAGKFTPRPVTILQAAGQRPLELRVHAAPEAQDPEADTAPEAVWDRLAPEFVARIRKNRSTLIFVNSRRLAERITRSINEVAGENLALCHHGSLSRELRHAAEERLKSGQLPAIVATSSLELGIDIGAVDEVLLLQCPPTIASLLQRVGRSGRSMEQTSRGLIFPAHDLDYLDAAVAVRAALQGEIEPIGVMQSPLDALAQILVSFACSGEQPMEETYRTLRRSDAYHSLNLRQFELCLEMLAGRYESTRIRELRPRIANDQERRVFMAREGAERVLYMAGGMIPDRGYFALRTSEGQKLGDLDEEFVWERSIGEVIAFGRRNWRIEAITHNDVMVSESAARSNIIPFWKAEDQDRSFATAEHSLRFLSRAAAEIDSPDFCQSLEQEYAMAPEAASRLCALLLQQRLASGGAIPHRHCVLFESVQSGGEGEARQVFVHTFWGGKVNRPFALLLRAAWRERFGHTIQTMHDDRAVTLILPLEISAAQFLDLVQPQRSLELLQMALENSSLFGARFREAAGRSLLLPPRGFGQRSPLWFTRMRASRLQNAVRASGDFPAMIEAWRSSLQDDFDLPSLERLLGELKTGAIAVHAFHSGAPSPFARNLAWRETNYFMYQDDRPERDQSASLQRAWIDQVAGGAPPVSEQLVTELEERLMRLRVGDAPQPGLELFEFIRDLVAVSAVEWRKLAAAIERDHGTEELLAIDDQGSPVARVDDLLVHQQCYARLQSLIGDSSATQQAGGEASGEFVAWLEEWMRHRGPRSVARLARELHLDTGALRRALLKLQQRGLVLRFSAALEGQDSAEFFCDRQNFERLLYLGRRQARARIPHLKSAEWSYFVLDLQRGADLRQILERLFGYPADAALWEDWIFPTRLEHYDAPELDALLANGDPHWFGVAQRRLAFSFAADRELFDTAQGRDSAEGAEATPSADGVEQALLLALGEEGARFDLKSIALRSSLSMATVEQALWRLCWEGQVVVEGFHAVRRAISRKFKFSSERRDASIEGGASVRSSAPLRFASRWSASQSLAQTWRRLPRIVEESDPWRAEEIAEARARQLLLRYGIVFRELCERETAAVQWRHISRSLRRLELAGEVVAGDFIRGPTGMQFASHEALRLLESQSYRQPASFLLHVADPASPLRLLDDEFRDQAAAIRGDAWRFFCRGRCCALLVGGGRRLWLSTDCDPADVAELASALHRMLKRRARSPGRLRILEINGAPALKSKWAEALIAGGFRRDYNALSLHR; encoded by the coding sequence GTGGATAAGGCTCTGATTCCCTTTTCGCCGCTGGTGCGCCAATGGTTCGAAGCGCGCTTTGGCGGGCCAACGGAGGCGCAACGGCTGGCCTGGCCAGCTATCGCCAGCGGCGAGCATGTGCTACTCAGCGCGCCGACGGGCAGCGGCAAGACGCTCAGCGCCTTTCTGTGGGCCCTGGACTCTCTTTTTTCTGGTCGGTGGGGAGGGGGCGAGCTGCGCGTCCTTTACCTCAGTCCGCTGCGCGCTCTGGGCGCCGATATCGAGCGCAATCTTACGGAACCGCTGCGCGAACTCTACGCCATGCAGCAGGCGGAGCTTTCGTCTGCAGTTCCCGTGCGCGTAGCTGTGCGCAACGGCGATACGCCGGCAGCTGAACGGCAGCGGCAATTGCGCAAGCCGCCAGAGATTCTGATCACAACGCCGGAGTCGTTGTTCATCATGCTGACGGCGCGTCGCTCGCGAAACTTGTTCGGCGGCCTCTGCTGCGTGATCATCGACGAGATCCACGCTCTGATTGGCGACCGTCGTGGTTCGCTGGTCTCCGTCTGTCAGGAGCGACTCTTTGACCTTGCCGGCGATTTTCAACGCATTGCATTGTCGGCCACGACGCGGCCGCTGGAGTCGGCGGCCCGTTTCGCCGGCGGATACGTTGAAAGCGCAGGAAAGTTCACGCCGCGACCTGTGACAATCCTGCAGGCTGCTGGACAGCGACCGCTCGAGCTGCGGGTGCATGCCGCACCGGAGGCGCAAGATCCAGAAGCCGATACGGCGCCAGAAGCTGTCTGGGATCGGCTGGCGCCTGAATTTGTCGCAAGAATCAGAAAAAATCGAAGCACGCTAATTTTTGTCAACAGTCGGCGTCTGGCCGAACGGATCACGCGCAGTATCAACGAGGTCGCAGGGGAGAACCTGGCGCTATGTCATCACGGCTCTCTATCGCGAGAACTGCGACATGCTGCCGAAGAGCGGCTTAAATCTGGCCAATTGCCGGCAATTGTCGCCACCAGCTCGCTGGAGCTGGGCATAGATATTGGCGCCGTCGATGAGGTTTTGCTGCTACAATGTCCGCCGACCATTGCTTCGCTGTTGCAGCGAGTTGGCCGCAGCGGACGCAGTATGGAGCAGACGTCGCGCGGCCTCATTTTCCCCGCTCACGACCTGGATTATCTCGACGCAGCCGTTGCTGTGCGCGCCGCGTTACAGGGCGAGATTGAACCCATCGGCGTCATGCAGTCGCCGCTGGACGCCCTTGCGCAGATTCTTGTGTCCTTTGCCTGCAGCGGCGAACAACCTATGGAAGAGACCTATCGCACGCTGCGGCGTAGCGACGCATATCACTCTTTGAACCTGCGGCAATTCGAGCTCTGCCTGGAGATGCTGGCTGGACGCTATGAATCAACGCGCATCCGCGAGTTGCGACCGCGGATCGCCAACGATCAGGAGCGGCGCGTTTTCATGGCGCGCGAGGGCGCCGAACGAGTGCTTTATATGGCCGGCGGCATGATTCCCGACCGCGGCTACTTTGCATTGCGCACTTCGGAAGGTCAGAAGCTGGGCGATCTCGATGAGGAGTTTGTATGGGAACGCAGCATAGGGGAAGTGATCGCATTTGGTCGGCGAAACTGGCGCATTGAGGCAATCACGCACAATGACGTCATGGTGTCGGAAAGCGCCGCGCGTTCCAATATCATCCCCTTCTGGAAAGCGGAAGACCAGGATCGTTCCTTTGCTACGGCCGAACATAGCTTGCGGTTTCTCAGTCGCGCAGCGGCCGAAATCGACAGTCCCGACTTCTGTCAGTCATTGGAGCAGGAGTATGCCATGGCGCCGGAGGCTGCAAGCCGTCTCTGCGCATTGTTGCTCCAGCAGCGCCTGGCATCGGGAGGCGCTATACCGCATCGGCACTGTGTACTGTTCGAATCGGTTCAAAGCGGCGGGGAGGGAGAGGCGCGGCAGGTTTTTGTGCATACCTTTTGGGGCGGAAAGGTCAATCGGCCCTTTGCCCTTTTGCTGCGCGCCGCGTGGCGAGAGCGCTTTGGCCATACGATTCAGACGATGCACGATGATCGCGCTGTAACGCTGATCCTGCCGCTGGAGATTAGCGCTGCGCAATTCCTCGATCTGGTCCAGCCGCAACGAAGCCTGGAGCTGCTGCAAATGGCGCTGGAAAATAGCTCCCTTTTTGGCGCGCGATTTCGCGAGGCGGCGGGGCGCTCGCTGCTGTTGCCGCCGCGCGGCTTTGGTCAGCGCTCGCCGCTGTGGTTCACGCGCATGCGCGCCAGCCGCCTGCAAAACGCTGTGCGCGCGTCCGGCGACTTTCCGGCGATGATTGAGGCCTGGCGAAGTTCGCTGCAGGATGATTTTGATCTGCCTTCGTTGGAGCGCCTGCTGGGCGAGCTGAAGACCGGCGCCATTGCAGTCCATGCCTTCCACTCGGGCGCGCCCAGCCCCTTTGCCCGCAATCTGGCGTGGCGTGAGACCAACTACTTCATGTATCAGGATGATCGGCCGGAGCGCGACCAATCGGCCTCGCTGCAGCGCGCCTGGATCGATCAAGTTGCCGGGGGCGCGCCCCCTGTTTCTGAGCAGCTTGTTACCGAACTGGAAGAGCGCCTGATGCGTTTGCGGGTCGGCGATGCACCGCAGCCAGGCCTTGAGCTTTTTGAGTTCATACGCGACCTTGTGGCCGTCAGTGCTGTCGAGTGGCGAAAGCTGGCTGCTGCCATTGAGCGCGATCATGGAACAGAAGAGCTCCTGGCAATCGATGATCAGGGGTCGCCCGTGGCGCGCGTCGACGACCTTCTGGTGCATCAGCAGTGCTATGCCCGGCTGCAATCGCTGATCGGCGATTCGTCCGCAACCCAGCAGGCAGGCGGCGAGGCGTCTGGCGAGTTCGTCGCCTGGCTTGAAGAATGGATGCGTCACCGCGGGCCGCGAAGCGTAGCGCGACTGGCGCGCGAACTGCACCTGGACACTGGCGCGCTGCGACGGGCGCTCCTCAAGCTGCAGCAACGCGGCCTTGTGTTGCGCTTTAGCGCGGCGCTGGAAGGCCAGGATAGCGCCGAGTTTTTCTGTGATCGACAAAACTTTGAGCGCCTTTTGTATCTTGGACGACGACAGGCGCGCGCCCGCATTCCTCATTTGAAAAGCGCTGAGTGGTCGTACTTTGTGCTGGATTTGCAACGCGGAGCGGACTTGCGACAGATTCTGGAACGTCTCTTCGGCTATCCGGCGGACGCGGCGCTCTGGGAGGATTGGATTTTTCCAACGCGGCTCGAACACTATGACGCGCCCGAACTTGATGCTCTGCTGGCCAACGGCGATCCGCACTGGTTTGGCGTTGCGCAACGCCGCCTGGCCTTCAGTTTTGCGGCCGATCGCGAGCTGTTTGACACAGCCCAGGGCAGAGATTCAGCAGAGGGAGCGGAGGCGACGCCGTCGGCGGATGGCGTGGAGCAAGCGTTGCTGCTCGCGTTGGGCGAGGAAGGCGCGCGTTTTGATCTGAAGAGCATTGCCCTGCGCAGTTCACTTTCGATGGCGACGGTCGAACAAGCGCTATGGCGCCTTTGCTGGGAAGGTCAGGTCGTCGTTGAGGGCTTCCATGCGGTGCGTCGCGCGATTTCAAGGAAGTTCAAATTCAGTAGCGAAAGGCGCGATGCTTCGATTGAAGGCGGAGCGTCTGTGCGGTCGTCGGCCCCCTTGCGCTTTGCTTCACGCTGGAGCGCCTCGCAAAGTCTGGCGCAGACCTGGCGACGTCTTCCCCGGATAGTAGAGGAGAGCGATCCCTGGCGGGCTGAGGAAATTGCCGAGGCGCGAGCCCGGCAGCTGCTCTTGCGTTACGGCATCGTATTTCGCGAACTCTGCGAGCGCGAAACGGCCGCTGTGCAATGGCGGCATATTTCACGTTCGCTGCGCAGGCTGGAGCTGGCCGGGGAGGTTGTGGCCGGCGACTTCATTCGAGGACCGACGGGCATGCAGTTTGCCAGTCACGAGGCTTTACGCCTGCTTGAGAGCCAGAGTTATCGCCAGCCTGCGTCCTTTCTGTTACACGTTGCCGATCCAGCTTCGCCGCTGCGGCTGCTGGACGACGAGTTCAGGGATCAAGCTGCGGCAATTCGCGGCGATGCCTGGCGCTTCTTTTGCCGGGGGCGATGTTGCGCGCTGCTTGTGGGGGGCGGCCGAAGGCTCTGGCTGTCAACGGACTGCGACCCGGCTGATGTTGCCGAGCTGGCCAGCGCTCTGCATCGAATGCTGAAGCGGAGAGCGCGATCGCCTGGTCGTCTGCGCATTCTCGAGATCAACGGCGCCCCGGCGCTAAAGAGTAAATGGGCGGAAGCCCTTATCGCCGGCGGATTTCGGAGGGACTACAATGCTCTCAGCCTGCATCGCTGA
- a CDS encoding DUF1343 domain-containing protein, whose protein sequence is MLLAGRKPVLYVSLLLAATGGAPLACCQQQAIWRGLDFPQTESILKLETLQGERLYRLPRCCWPEDPVQGAALPDRSRAPLYTGLDAISQDNFALLRYRRFALLTNSSGRDRNLKSGLELMVEAGVRPALLFEPEHGLYGHLDRSLASRHSDPRYGIPVRSLYSSVKRPSAQELDGIDLIVVDLDMLPVRCYTYVTTLSYLMESAAALGMEMMVLDRPNPYGFWRASGAFLQDGYRSFVGEAPTPFLYSLTPGEYARYLAAMKLPSLQLSVVEVAGYQRSHTDASLRRSWINPSPNIPSLEAALVYPGMALFEGLEFSLGRGTTRPFVYSGAPWLDSQRVARELRALQLPGVQIGEAAFEPQGSIFAGQTCRGLQITPDSADFDPLRTAYEYMRIIHRLHPEHFKLRRTEDGRFWMDMIWGGPGFREAALADMDFDSFRRSWAGDGALFEELTAPYRLY, encoded by the coding sequence ATGCTCCTCGCCGGCCGCAAGCCTGTACTGTACGTCAGCCTGCTGCTGGCGGCAACGGGCGGCGCGCCCCTGGCCTGCTGCCAGCAGCAGGCAATCTGGCGCGGCCTGGACTTCCCACAAACCGAGTCGATTTTGAAGCTGGAAACTCTGCAAGGCGAACGACTCTATCGCCTGCCGCGCTGCTGCTGGCCGGAGGACCCGGTACAGGGCGCCGCGCTTCCCGATCGTTCGCGTGCGCCGCTCTACACCGGGCTGGATGCGATCAGCCAGGACAACTTTGCACTCTTGCGCTACAGACGCTTTGCATTGCTGACCAATAGCAGCGGTCGCGATCGCAATTTGAAATCAGGACTGGAGTTGATGGTCGAAGCGGGCGTTCGTCCGGCGCTGCTCTTTGAACCGGAACATGGGCTCTACGGTCATCTGGATCGCAGTCTCGCCTCTCGGCACAGCGATCCGCGCTACGGTATTCCGGTTCGCAGTCTTTACTCCAGCGTCAAACGCCCGTCTGCGCAGGAACTGGACGGCATCGACTTGATTGTGGTAGATCTCGACATGCTTCCGGTACGCTGCTACACCTACGTTACCACGCTCAGCTATCTGATGGAGTCCGCGGCCGCACTCGGCATGGAAATGATGGTACTCGATCGGCCCAACCCCTACGGATTCTGGCGCGCCAGCGGCGCCTTTCTCCAGGATGGTTATCGCAGTTTTGTGGGAGAGGCGCCCACGCCCTTCCTGTATTCGCTCACTCCTGGAGAATACGCGCGCTATCTGGCGGCGATGAAATTGCCCTCGCTGCAGTTGAGCGTCGTGGAGGTTGCTGGCTACCAGCGCAGCCATACTGATGCGTCGCTGCGCCGCAGCTGGATCAATCCCTCGCCCAATATCCCCTCTCTGGAGGCGGCCCTGGTATACCCCGGAATGGCGCTCTTCGAGGGACTTGAGTTTTCGCTGGGACGCGGAACTACGCGGCCCTTTGTCTACTCCGGCGCGCCCTGGCTGGATTCGCAACGTGTGGCGCGCGAGTTGCGCGCCCTGCAACTGCCGGGCGTCCAAATTGGCGAAGCCGCCTTTGAACCGCAGGGCAGCATCTTTGCCGGTCAGACTTGCCGCGGCCTGCAGATTACGCCGGACAGCGCCGATTTCGATCCACTACGTACTGCTTATGAATATATGCGCATCATTCATAGGCTTCATCCCGAACATTTCAAATTGCGCCGGACCGAGGACGGACGCTTCTGGATGGATATGATCTGGGGCGGCCCCGGATTTCGTGAAGCGGCGCTTGCGGACATGGATTTCGACAGCTTTCGACGCAGCTGGGCGGGCGACGGAGCGCTCTTCGAAGAATTGACCGCACCCTATCGTCTCTACTGA
- the ligA gene encoding NAD-dependent DNA ligase LigA, whose amino-acid sequence MATRKSQIARRMRELEDEIRHHQHLYYVKNQAQISDRDFDQLLEELQVLERENPAEVSKDSPTRLVGSDLDSDFPKFQHSIPVLSLANTYSTGEALEWAQRMSEEGAKQFSVQWKIDGATLVLYYEKGALIRAVTRGQGQIGDEVTANALTIRNIPHRLHAKVDLIARGEVYMTYADFETFNEAYGSVYANPRNLAAGSLKHKKSREVARRPLRWLAFEGILAKDTSQLDSERLQRMAELGLPISADNRSAGPAELATVIAEFEAKRDQAPMPVDGLVLKVESIALRDALGATSASPRWATALKFEPEIAETTVLDIQAAVGRTGRVTPRAELSPVKLAGTTVSFATLHNADYIERLGVRIGSRVRVSKRGEIIPAVEEVVDPGKGPAYRFPKKCPACRSRLQRDEDAVDWICPNPLCAGKTLNRIVFFASRKMMDIAGLGERVAAVLFEGGYLQSLADIYRLQARREELEEIEGFGKKSVQLLLDGIAQSKQQPFRRLLPALGLREVGPSVAELLIANGYNSMDRIVQLAAAEDALARLDLIHGIGPRTSEAIIEQFRSPDLLALIEELRRAGLQLEAAATQKGPALPAIFDGQSWCVTGSFERFKPRDLAMDEVRARGGAVVSSVSSRTTHLLAGANAGSKLNKAQELGVQVVSEAEFLKWIGAS is encoded by the coding sequence ATGGCGACCCGGAAGTCACAGATTGCCAGGCGCATGCGCGAGCTGGAAGACGAAATCCGCCATCACCAGCATCTCTACTACGTAAAGAATCAGGCGCAGATTTCTGATCGCGATTTTGATCAACTGCTGGAAGAACTGCAAGTCCTGGAGCGCGAAAACCCGGCCGAGGTCAGCAAAGATTCTCCGACGCGGCTGGTGGGCTCCGATCTGGACAGCGATTTTCCTAAGTTCCAACATAGTATTCCGGTGCTTTCGCTGGCTAATACCTACTCCACGGGCGAGGCCCTGGAGTGGGCGCAGCGCATGTCGGAGGAGGGCGCCAAACAATTCAGCGTGCAATGGAAAATAGACGGCGCGACCCTGGTTCTCTACTATGAGAAAGGCGCGTTGATTCGGGCCGTCACGCGCGGCCAGGGACAGATTGGCGATGAGGTCACCGCCAACGCTCTGACCATTCGTAACATTCCGCATCGATTGCATGCCAAAGTTGATCTCATCGCCCGCGGCGAGGTATACATGACCTATGCCGACTTTGAGACCTTCAACGAGGCCTACGGCAGCGTCTATGCCAATCCGCGCAATCTGGCCGCCGGTTCTTTGAAGCACAAGAAATCGCGCGAGGTTGCCCGCCGACCGCTGCGCTGGCTGGCCTTTGAGGGCATACTTGCGAAGGATACCTCGCAACTGGATAGCGAGCGACTGCAGCGCATGGCGGAGCTGGGACTGCCGATTTCGGCGGACAATCGCAGCGCAGGCCCCGCCGAGCTGGCGACGGTCATCGCCGAATTCGAAGCGAAACGCGATCAAGCGCCCATGCCGGTGGACGGCCTGGTGCTCAAGGTTGAGTCAATTGCCTTGCGCGATGCGCTTGGCGCCACCAGCGCATCGCCGCGCTGGGCGACGGCCCTGAAGTTCGAGCCGGAAATTGCCGAGACGACGGTGCTGGATATCCAGGCTGCTGTCGGCCGTACCGGTAGGGTTACGCCGCGCGCCGAGCTTTCGCCGGTCAAACTTGCCGGGACCACGGTCAGTTTTGCAACCCTGCATAACGCTGATTACATTGAACGTCTGGGCGTTCGCATCGGTTCGCGCGTTCGCGTATCCAAGCGCGGCGAAATCATTCCCGCAGTGGAAGAAGTCGTCGACCCAGGCAAAGGGCCGGCCTACAGGTTTCCGAAAAAGTGTCCGGCCTGCCGCTCGCGGCTGCAACGCGACGAGGATGCAGTCGACTGGATCTGTCCAAATCCGCTCTGCGCTGGCAAGACGCTCAATCGCATCGTATTCTTTGCCAGTCGCAAGATGATGGATATCGCCGGTCTTGGCGAAAGGGTTGCCGCTGTCCTTTTCGAGGGCGGCTATCTGCAATCGCTGGCCGATATCTACCGTCTGCAGGCGCGGCGTGAAGAATTGGAAGAAATCGAAGGCTTTGGCAAGAAATCCGTTCAATTGTTGCTGGATGGCATCGCGCAGTCGAAGCAGCAGCCCTTCCGTCGTTTGTTGCCGGCGCTGGGTCTGCGCGAGGTGGGCCCGAGCGTCGCCGAACTGCTGATTGCCAATGGATATAACAGTATGGACCGGATCGTCCAATTGGCTGCCGCTGAGGATGCCCTGGCGCGCCTCGATCTCATTCACGGCATTGGGCCGCGAACCAGCGAGGCCATCATCGAGCAATTCCGCAGTCCGGACTTGCTGGCGCTCATCGAGGAATTGCGTCGCGCCGGCTTGCAGCTGGAGGCCGCGGCAACCCAAAAGGGACCTGCGTTGCCGGCAATTTTCGACGGCCAGAGTTGGTGCGTTACTGGCAGCTTCGAGCGCTTCAAGCCTCGCGATCTGGCCATGGACGAAGTTCGGGCGCGAGGCGGAGCGGTGGTCAGTTCGGTCAGCTCCCGCACCACGCACCTGCTGGCCGGCGCCAATGCCGGCTCAAAGCTGAACAAGGCCCAGGAACTCGGAGTACAGGTAGTTAGCGAGGCCGAATTCCTGAAATGGATCGGCGCCAGCTGA
- the thiL gene encoding thiamine-phosphate kinase translates to MKEAQLIELFHGAASVALDDCAPVLPAELIATDALVEDVHFRRDWSSPEDIAIKLVQCNASDMNASGAAPAWCLLNLGLPPVLSGSFAERFAQALLAELQTISCKLIGGDTFRAPKLFLSLTMAGRAKRIVLRSGAKPGDRLWLSAPLGWSLAGYRNLSGELQLPPEIATTARRKHLQPRADLRLGPRLAALAATHAMMDISDGLLSDAPRMAEASGVQLRIQLNALPLPAPLAAFAGPELALLSGEELALLAAGGDELRSEGLIEIGTVSARQAGDQALALFDSEGCEAPLPEASFQHF, encoded by the coding sequence ATGAAAGAGGCGCAACTGATCGAATTGTTCCATGGCGCTGCCAGTGTCGCACTGGATGATTGTGCGCCGGTATTGCCTGCCGAATTGATCGCCACCGATGCGCTGGTTGAGGACGTTCACTTTCGACGCGACTGGTCCTCGCCGGAAGACATAGCCATCAAGCTGGTCCAGTGCAATGCCTCGGATATGAATGCCAGCGGCGCCGCTCCGGCCTGGTGCCTGTTGAATCTGGGCCTGCCCCCTGTACTCAGCGGCAGTTTTGCCGAGCGCTTCGCACAAGCGCTGCTTGCTGAACTTCAAACCATATCCTGTAAGTTGATTGGCGGCGATACGTTTCGCGCACCCAAACTCTTTCTTTCGCTGACCATGGCCGGTCGGGCAAAACGAATCGTGCTGCGCAGCGGCGCAAAGCCCGGCGACCGACTGTGGCTCAGCGCGCCGCTGGGCTGGTCGTTGGCCGGCTACCGAAATCTCTCTGGCGAGCTACAGCTGCCGCCGGAAATCGCAACTACCGCACGCCGCAAGCATCTTCAACCGCGCGCCGATTTGCGCCTTGGCCCGCGTCTGGCCGCGCTGGCAGCAACCCATGCGATGATGGATATCAGCGATGGTCTGCTCAGCGACGCGCCGCGCATGGCCGAGGCCAGCGGCGTGCAATTGCGGATCCAGCTGAATGCCTTGCCGCTGCCCGCGCCGCTTGCCGCCTTTGCCGGACCAGAGCTGGCTTTGCTCAGCGGCGAAGAACTGGCGCTGCTGGCCGCCGGCGGCGACGAGCTGCGAAGCGAAGGACTCATTGAAATTGGAACTGTCAGCGCAAGGCAGGCAGGGGACCAGGCCCTTGCGTTGTTCGATTCGGAAGGATGCGAGGCGCCCCTGCCGGAGGCATCCTTCCAGCATTTCTAG
- a CDS encoding ABC transporter ATP-binding protein, which produces MLEMSVMPPLLELRGIAHSYGPRLALEACDLTLHSGKCLLLMGPNGAGKSTLLGVILSRFAAQSGEIHFLGKRLDGLAERRRLHAACGFVGYRPGLYMDLSAEENLRHFLSLHFSRMDRTRLQESNDLLQRLGLWARRKDRVRSYSRGMQQRLALARALCTGPRLLLLDEPAANLDREGAGALEAELQRYLQQGGAVLAATHEEMRLDADRLHYMFLRNGRVMASIDGVRFNEAARKKVRTLLFGNALSSDQ; this is translated from the coding sequence ATGCTTGAGATGTCGGTCATGCCGCCGCTTCTGGAACTACGAGGAATTGCCCACAGTTATGGTCCGCGCCTGGCGCTGGAGGCCTGCGATCTGACGCTGCACTCCGGCAAATGCCTGCTGCTGATGGGCCCAAACGGCGCCGGCAAAAGCACGCTTCTGGGGGTCATTCTTTCGCGCTTTGCAGCACAAAGCGGCGAAATCCACTTTCTGGGGAAAAGGCTGGATGGGCTGGCCGAGCGGCGGCGTCTCCACGCTGCCTGCGGCTTTGTTGGCTATCGCCCCGGACTGTACATGGATCTGAGCGCCGAGGAAAATCTGAGGCATTTCCTCTCGCTGCATTTTTCTCGCATGGACCGCACTCGACTGCAAGAGTCTAATGATCTGCTACAGCGTCTCGGCCTGTGGGCGAGGCGCAAGGATCGTGTGCGCTCTTATTCGCGAGGCATGCAACAGCGGCTGGCGCTGGCGCGCGCTCTATGCACTGGGCCGCGCCTGCTGCTTCTTGATGAACCGGCCGCAAATCTGGATCGCGAGGGGGCTGGCGCTCTGGAGGCCGAGCTGCAGCGCTACCTGCAGCAAGGCGGCGCAGTACTGGCGGCAACCCATGAAGAGATGCGCCTGGATGCGGATCGATTGCATTATATGTTCTTGAGGAATGGCCGCGTCATGGCCAGCATCGACGGAGTACGTTTTAACGAGGCCGCCCGCAAGAAGGTGCGAACGCTGCTCTTCGGCAATGCACTTTCGTCGGATCAGTAG